From a single Miscanthus floridulus cultivar M001 chromosome 8, ASM1932011v1, whole genome shotgun sequence genomic region:
- the LOC136469270 gene encoding uncharacterized protein, whose amino-acid sequence MYGCTLMLDGWTGKRGRHLINFLVNSPTGTYFLESIDASSEVHDAFMLADLLEAKIEEIGKDKVVQVITDNGANYKAAGRILMERISMLYWSPCAAHCLDLMLEEIGNSKEFKKPIARAKRVTTFIYRHGRILSLMREKTGVDLVRPTATRFATSFLTLKSLHKHRDALKALFVSEEWLGNKLAKTTAGQEVHNTVLSMEFWNLVEDCLRASTPLLIVLRVVDGDERPAMPEVAALMNHAKEKIKLSFATENKKTLLKNIIKIIEKHWVTQMDHPLYGVALYLNPGRLHSLIQANDDATVGQLRGCFLDVLGKMVEDEEIRSKIDARSLDYEGLRGDVFLIIAAGARGCDNGDNGNGLTWEHVDEAVGASSSLRGRNLPRNASSKRARNGQSRLAELEEDLGLANEEEEEEEEDPHDDADVSDCEQDPNGSNGGGENMEAPNILDEFDDGYWLLRLVVWKKKREFISSKGAIWHMEEDNRKVETGGSLLHGLQNWQQKVDFVIQGF is encoded by the exons ATGTATGGTTGCACACTTATGTTAGACGGCTGGACTGGTAAGAGAGGCCGCCATTTGATCAACTTCCTTGTGAACAGCCCTACAGGGACTTATTTCTTGGAGTCTATTGATGCATCAAGTGAGGTACATGATGCATTTATGCTTGCTGATTTATTGGAGGCAAAGATTGAGGAGATTGGAAAAGACAAGGTGGTTCAAGTTATCACTGATAATGGGGCTAATTACAAGGCAGCTGGTAGAATTCTAATGGAAAGGATTTCTATGTTGTATTGGAGCCCATGTGCTGCACACTGCTTGGATCTTATGCTGGAAGAGATAGGGAACTCGAAGGAATTTAAGAAGCCCATTGCAAGAGCCAAACGTGTCACAACTTTCATCTATAGGCATGGGAGAATTCTTAGTTTGATGAGAGAAAAGACAGGGGTTGATCTTGTGAGACCTACAGCCACTCGATTTGCCACCTCTTTCCTCACTTTAAAAAGTTTGCACAAGCACAGAGATGCTTTGAAGGCTTTATTTGTTAGTGAAGAATGGTTGGGGAACAAATTGGCAAAAACTACAGCCGGTCAAGAAGTGCACAACACTGTGCTCTCTATGGAATTTTGGAATTTAGTTGAAGATTGCCTTAGAGCTTCAACACCTCTACTTATTGTTCTTAGGGTGGTTGATGGTGATGAGAGGCCTGCAATGCCAGAGGTTGCAGCACTAATGAATCATGCAAAAGAGAAGATTAAGCTCAGCTTTGCTACTGAAAACAAGAAAACCTTGCTCAAGAATATCATTAAGATCATTGAGAAGCATTGGGTCACACAAATGGACCATCCTTTGTATGGGGTTGCACTGTATTTGAACCCAGGAAGACTGCATTCTCTCATACAAGCTAATGATGATGCAACTGTCGGGCAGTTAAGAGGCTGTTTTCTTGATGTGCTTGGAAAAATGGTGGAGGATGAAGAAATTAGAAGCAAGATTGATGCTCGATCCTTGGACTATGAAGGCCTTAGAGGAGATGTTTTTCTTATAATTGCAGCag GTGCCCGTGGGTGTGACAATGGTGACAATGGTAATGGCCTTACATGGGAACATGTGGATGAAGCCGTTGGTGCATCAAGCTCACTGCGAGGCCGTAATCTTCCAAGGAATGCCAGCAGCAAGCGTGCAAGAAATGGGCAGTCAAGGTTGGCTGAACTTGAAGAAGACTTAGGTTTGgccaatgaagaagaggaagaggaagaggaagatccaCATGATGATGCTGATGTGAGTGATTGTGAGCAGGATCCCAATGGCTCCAACGGTGGCGGCGAAAACATGGAGGCTCCAAACATCCTTGATGAGTTTGATGACGGATATTGGCTGTTGAGA CTTGTTGTTTGGAAGAAGAAAAGAGAGTTCATATCATCAAAAG GGGCTATATGGCACATGGAAGAAGACAACCGGAAAGTGGAAACAGGAGGATCACTGCTACATGGGCTCCAGAATTGGCAGCAGAAAG TTGATTTTGTAATTCAAGGTTTCTAA